A DNA window from Desulfomonilaceae bacterium contains the following coding sequences:
- the cbiM gene encoding cobalt transporter CbiM — MHISEGVLSGAVLIAGAGLSTVGVGIGIKNLDYDQIPKVGLLSAVFFVASLVHIPVGPASAHLVLSGLCGLLLGWTAFPAILVGLSFQALLFQFGGLTTLGANTFNIAFPAVLLGMTLGKLVNSGNSAIRMTAEFLCGAGSIFFSGLLVALSLFATGKAFLPASKLIILAHIPIMLIEGLITVFIVEFVKKVRPEILSPA, encoded by the coding sequence TCCGGCGCCGTTTTGATAGCCGGCGCAGGACTGTCCACTGTAGGCGTGGGTATTGGAATCAAGAATCTCGATTACGATCAAATTCCTAAGGTCGGACTCTTGTCAGCAGTTTTCTTTGTAGCCTCCCTAGTCCATATTCCTGTGGGCCCAGCGTCCGCCCATCTGGTTCTTAGTGGTTTGTGCGGGCTTTTGCTTGGATGGACAGCGTTTCCAGCTATTCTTGTCGGCCTCAGTTTTCAGGCTTTGCTCTTTCAGTTCGGAGGACTTACCACACTTGGAGCCAATACTTTTAACATAGCCTTTCCAGCGGTTCTCCTGGGAATGACGTTGGGGAAATTAGTAAATAGTGGAAATTCCGCCATCAGAATGACGGCCGAATTTCTTTGTGGGGCTGGATCCATATTCTTCTCGGGACTTCTGGTAGCGCTGTCCCTTTTTGCGACAGGTAAGGCTTTCTTGCCGGCCTCAAAGTTGATTATCCTGGCTCACATACCTATCATGCTGATTGAAGGATTAATTACAGTATTCATAGTAGAGTTTGTCAAAAAGGTTAGACCGGAAATCTTGAGCCCAGCCTAG
- the cbiQ gene encoding cobalt ECF transporter T component CbiQ — protein MRLTEFSHGDSFIHLMDPRSKIVTTVIFSVFVAVNNSLQVCALALIFPLAMLALGRISFSKTLRRLAAINSFLVILWLLLPFSYPGDPLFTIGSWTATRQGALMALMITLKSNAIVITMIALLGSSSIFSLAHALTHLGVPEKIALLFFFSYRYIHVINTEFETLSRAMKIRSFRPNMNIHTYRSYAYLVGMLLVKSFDRSNRIMAAMKCRGFKGKFYILHHYQMKRMDFLLPAVSGIFAVLIMVVR, from the coding sequence ATGAGATTAACTGAATTTTCACATGGGGATTCTTTCATACATCTGATGGATCCGAGATCAAAAATTGTAACCACCGTCATCTTTTCAGTTTTTGTAGCGGTCAACAATTCTCTCCAGGTATGCGCATTGGCTCTAATCTTCCCTTTAGCCATGCTAGCATTGGGAAGGATAAGCTTTTCAAAGACGCTTAGACGTCTTGCGGCAATAAATTCTTTTCTGGTTATATTGTGGTTACTCTTACCATTTTCATACCCAGGAGACCCCCTGTTTACGATAGGCTCCTGGACAGCGACCCGACAGGGCGCGTTGATGGCTCTGATGATCACATTGAAATCCAATGCGATAGTAATAACCATGATAGCGCTCTTGGGATCATCATCAATATTTAGTCTGGCCCATGCTCTGACTCACCTCGGGGTACCGGAAAAGATAGCCCTGCTGTTCTTTTTTTCGTACCGTTATATTCATGTTATTAATACTGAATTTGAAACTCTCAGCCGAGCCATGAAAATCAGGTCTTTCAGACCAAACATGAACATTCATACATACAGGAGCTATGCGTATTTAGTAGGGATGTTGCTTGTCAAAAGCTTTGACAGGTCGAACCGAATAATGGCCGCCATGAAGTGTCGTGGTTTTAAAGGTAAATTTTACATTCTTCATCATTATCAGATGAAACGAATGGATTTTCTGCTACCTGCGGTAAGTGGGATTTTTGCGGTCCTGATTATGGTGGTTCGATGA
- a CDS encoding ABC transporter ATP-binding protein — protein sequence MINLSDISFRYDTKYVLKAVNLTIKTGDRIGLIGGNGTGKTTLCHIIMGLIKPESGAVAIFGKRRQTESDFAEIRPRVGFLFQDSDDQLFCPTVLEDVAFGPLNLGKSAEEAKKIVSKTLDDLNLSGFEDRITYKLSGGEKRLVALATVLAMNPEVLILDEPTSGLDDDTTQRLIDILNKSSLTYLLISHDKEFTRKTSSSILTMNGGTIHGES from the coding sequence ATGATCAATCTCAGTGATATTTCTTTCCGATATGACACGAAATACGTGCTCAAAGCGGTGAATCTAACGATAAAAACCGGGGATAGGATTGGGCTGATTGGTGGAAACGGGACAGGGAAAACGACTCTGTGTCACATTATTATGGGGCTGATAAAACCTGAATCCGGAGCCGTCGCCATTTTTGGCAAGCGTCGCCAAACAGAGTCTGATTTTGCCGAGATCCGCCCACGCGTCGGCTTTTTGTTTCAGGATTCCGATGATCAGCTCTTCTGTCCTACGGTATTGGAAGATGTAGCGTTTGGTCCCCTGAACTTGGGCAAGTCTGCCGAAGAGGCCAAAAAGATAGTCTCAAAAACGCTTGACGACTTGAATTTAAGCGGCTTCGAAGATCGCATAACTTACAAGCTTTCCGGAGGAGAAAAGAGACTGGTAGCACTTGCGACAGTCCTTGCAATGAACCCTGAGGTCCTTATTTTGGACGAACCCACGAGCGGTTTGGATGATGATACTACGCAGAGACTCATAGATATTTTAAACAAATCCAGTTTGACCTACCTGTTGATATCCCATGACAAGGAATTCACGCGAAAGACAAGTTCTTCAATACTGACCATGAATGGTGGAACAATTCACGGCGAATCCTGA
- a CDS encoding septal ring lytic transglycosylase RlpA family protein — translation MPCRVIALLFLATFLCGCAATPSLVKLDRFKGYIIKGKTYHPMKIVKVGYKQDGVASWYGPGFHGRKTASGEVYDMNEMTAAHSELPLNTLLKVTNLNNRRQVIVRVNDRGPFVGDRVIDMSFAAAQDLGMVTPGTVPVKLEVIGTTTQLASVKKKRRNVLASHAPATPNPYYASKSRGFLALLRN, via the coding sequence ATGCCTTGTCGTGTGATCGCTCTACTCTTTCTTGCCACCTTTTTATGCGGCTGCGCCGCAACGCCTAGTCTTGTCAAACTGGATCGATTCAAGGGATACATCATAAAAGGGAAGACCTATCATCCCATGAAAATAGTGAAGGTGGGTTACAAGCAGGACGGTGTCGCTTCATGGTATGGGCCGGGTTTTCACGGTAGGAAAACGGCGTCCGGAGAAGTATATGACATGAACGAGATGACGGCGGCTCACAGTGAACTACCCCTGAATACACTACTGAAAGTGACAAATCTCAACAATCGCAGACAAGTCATCGTTCGTGTGAACGATAGGGGACCTTTTGTGGGAGACAGGGTGATCGACATGTCGTTCGCCGCTGCGCAAGATCTCGGGATGGTGACTCCTGGAACAGTTCCAGTCAAACTTGAAGTGATCGGGACGACCACGCAATTGGCTTCGGTAAAGAAAAAGAGACGCAATGTTCTCGCATCTCATGCTCCTGCTACTCCAAATCCATATTACGCTTCCAAGAGCCGGGGGTTCCTGGCTCTCCTTCGGAACTGA
- the trmFO gene encoding methylenetetrahydrofolate--tRNA-(uracil(54)-C(5))-methyltransferase (FADH(2)-oxidizing) TrmFO, whose protein sequence is MTIVGAGLAGCEASWAVAGLGVSVRLIEMKPNRFSPAHTSTDFGELVCSNSLRSASLKSAVGLLKEELRSLGSLIMQAADHTSVPAGKALAVDRDHFSKFITEQIEKCPLINVERREVAEAPLGATDPVIIATGPLTSDPLAEDIANKLGASKLHFYDAIAPIVYSDSLDMEKLFRASRYEDGEGDYLNAPMNRDLYENFVTEINNATKLEPHPFEKIPHFEGCLPIEELASRGMATLAFGPMKPVGLADPRDGRRPYAVVQLRAENRERTLYNLVGFQTKMTHLEQERVFRMIPGLEKAVFARLGSIHRNTYIDSPSLLDEFSRSRDFPNIFFAGQITGVEGYVESTASGLVVGSMAALISKGVQPSIPSAESAIGGLLKHTRELPRKRYEPMNVNYGMIEQGVTRRGKPSREETAERALMAVRKWKDEIDDALRNAGL, encoded by the coding sequence GTGACCATTGTCGGAGCTGGTCTTGCTGGCTGCGAAGCTTCCTGGGCGGTAGCGGGGCTGGGTGTTTCTGTTCGTTTGATTGAAATGAAACCAAACCGGTTTTCTCCAGCTCACACGTCGACGGATTTTGGAGAATTGGTTTGTTCCAATTCACTGCGGTCGGCGTCATTGAAATCCGCCGTAGGGCTACTTAAAGAAGAACTTCGAAGTTTGGGCTCGCTTATCATGCAAGCGGCCGATCATACGTCTGTTCCCGCGGGTAAGGCTTTAGCTGTCGACAGGGATCATTTTTCAAAATTCATAACCGAACAGATAGAAAAATGTCCTCTGATAAATGTTGAACGGAGAGAAGTTGCGGAAGCGCCTCTAGGAGCGACGGACCCGGTTATAATCGCCACCGGTCCCCTGACATCTGATCCTTTGGCTGAAGACATAGCGAACAAACTCGGCGCCTCGAAACTCCACTTTTACGACGCGATCGCTCCAATAGTTTATTCGGACAGTCTCGATATGGAGAAACTGTTCAGGGCCTCGCGTTACGAAGATGGCGAGGGAGATTATCTGAATGCTCCAATGAATCGCGATCTATACGAGAATTTCGTCACTGAGATTAACAACGCGACAAAATTGGAGCCTCATCCGTTTGAAAAGATCCCGCATTTTGAAGGATGCCTCCCTATAGAGGAACTGGCGTCAAGGGGAATGGCCACACTCGCGTTTGGTCCAATGAAGCCGGTAGGCCTGGCTGATCCTCGGGATGGACGGAGACCTTACGCCGTAGTCCAACTTAGGGCGGAAAATCGTGAAAGAACGCTTTACAATTTGGTCGGATTCCAGACGAAAATGACTCATCTAGAACAAGAGCGGGTCTTCCGGATGATACCGGGTTTGGAAAAGGCGGTATTCGCTCGTCTAGGGTCGATTCACAGGAATACATATATTGACTCCCCGTCCCTGCTCGATGAGTTTTCTCGCTCCAGGGACTTTCCAAATATCTTCTTTGCCGGCCAAATCACCGGGGTTGAGGGTTACGTAGAATCAACCGCCTCCGGTCTGGTGGTTGGATCCATGGCCGCCTTGATTTCTAAGGGAGTCCAGCCGTCGATACCATCGGCTGAATCGGCAATTGGTGGGTTGCTCAAACACACACGCGAATTACCGAGAAAAAGATATGAGCCGATGAACGTGAACTACGGAATGATTGAACAGGGAGTCACTCGCCGTGGGAAACCATCGAGGGAGGAAACAGCGGAACGCGCCCTGATGGCCGTGAGAAAGTGGAAAGATGAAATCGATGACGCACTCCGAAACGCAGGCTTGTGA
- the xseA gene encoding exodeoxyribonuclease VII large subunit, translated as MTHSETQACEINDSGELYQLELSERKIFTVSELTEEIRKVLEGTFPMVWVKGEISNFKRAPSGHTYLTLKDDNSQIRCVMFKHQSKYLKFQLEDGLKILASGRVNVYSPRGEYQLILETMEPVGLGSLMLALEQLKTKLASEGLFDSSRKKPLPRRPGTVGVVTSATGAAVRDIIRIIKRRSPGINILISPTSVQGDKAPEEIVSSLQRLVISGKPDVIIIGRGGGSIEDLWAFNDESVVRAVASCSVPIVSAVGHETDFTLSDFAADARASTPSAAAEIIAPDDRDAWDSVTSLIARLKNGIRVCLTRSAQTLDDLTKGFEYPLRRIQDERSRIEDLTERIRKSSIRMLTDARKDLVAMSGRLRPEILMRKTATISGDLGRLVTRLERSTKIIMDDSKSRVTNLAARLDALSPFRVLARGYTITFRTTDGTLLRGTGDVDQGEDIRTVVSGGSIVSRVVSVDPTPMDSTTFKKLN; from the coding sequence ATGACGCACTCCGAAACGCAGGCTTGTGAAATCAATGATTCAGGAGAATTATACCAATTGGAACTGAGTGAACGCAAAATCTTTACTGTAAGCGAACTTACGGAAGAGATCCGCAAGGTTTTGGAGGGAACCTTTCCAATGGTTTGGGTTAAGGGGGAAATCTCTAACTTCAAACGGGCCCCGTCAGGTCACACTTATTTGACATTGAAGGATGATAACTCCCAAATAAGATGCGTGATGTTCAAACATCAGAGTAAGTACCTAAAGTTTCAACTTGAGGATGGCTTAAAGATTCTCGCGTCGGGTAGAGTCAACGTTTATAGCCCGAGAGGCGAGTACCAGCTAATTTTGGAAACCATGGAGCCCGTAGGTCTGGGCAGCCTGATGCTGGCGCTTGAGCAACTCAAGACCAAGCTCGCGTCTGAAGGACTCTTTGATAGTTCAAGAAAGAAACCCCTGCCTAGGAGACCAGGCACGGTTGGCGTAGTGACATCAGCTACGGGAGCCGCTGTTCGCGATATTATTCGAATAATAAAAAGAAGATCGCCGGGAATAAATATTCTGATCAGCCCTACTTCTGTGCAGGGCGACAAGGCCCCCGAAGAAATAGTTTCTTCCCTGCAGAGGCTAGTTATTTCGGGAAAGCCTGATGTAATAATTATTGGAAGAGGCGGTGGGTCCATAGAGGATCTTTGGGCGTTTAACGATGAAAGTGTGGTTAGGGCCGTGGCGTCGTGTTCTGTTCCCATAGTTAGCGCAGTAGGTCACGAGACTGATTTCACTCTTTCGGATTTTGCAGCGGACGCTCGCGCTTCGACTCCTTCTGCCGCTGCCGAGATAATAGCCCCGGATGATCGTGACGCTTGGGACTCAGTCACCAGCCTGATCGCTCGATTGAAAAATGGAATCCGCGTTTGTCTGACAAGATCGGCTCAGACCCTGGATGATCTCACCAAAGGGTTCGAGTATCCATTGCGCCGGATCCAGGATGAGCGTTCCAGAATTGAGGATCTTACGGAAAGAATTAGAAAAAGCTCCATAAGGATGCTGACTGACGCTAGAAAGGATCTGGTCGCGATGTCAGGGCGCTTGAGGCCCGAGATCCTTATGAGGAAAACAGCCACTATTTCAGGAGATTTGGGACGCCTTGTGACCCGACTGGAACGATCAACGAAAATTATCATGGATGATTCTAAAAGCCGCGTGACAAATCTTGCCGCAAGACTGGACGCTTTAAGCCCTTTTAGAGTTCTAGCCAGAGGGTATACCATCACGTTCAGAACGACTGATGGAACACTGCTTCGAGGAACCGGAGACGTTGATCAAGGAGAGGACATCCGGACGGTTGTTTCCGGAGGGTCAATAGTCTCTCGCGTTGTCAGTGTTGATCCGACTCCAATGGATTCCACAACCTTCAAGAAATTAAATTAA
- a CDS encoding inositol monophosphatase family protein yields the protein MNSNINATEILEFTKELASEAGKIIISYFQGRFGIESKDSAPNGIDIVTDADKASERFILSQIRKSFPSHDIMTEETSLDRSGSRFLWIVDPLDGTVNFAHSYPQFCVSIALMEQEAIRLGVVFDPVRQEMFWASDGEGAFLNGSAIRVTQSDNLYRCIVGTGFPYDKARSMTNNLREFCAVTLKTQGIRRSGSAALDLAWVTCGRLDGFWELKLKPWDFAAGMLLVREAGGTVTNRRGRKMKISSQSIVATNSFIHDELLNILLSVE from the coding sequence ATGAACTCAAATATTAACGCAACGGAAATTCTGGAGTTCACCAAAGAACTCGCGTCCGAGGCAGGAAAAATAATCATTTCATATTTTCAGGGCCGATTCGGCATTGAGTCCAAAGATAGCGCCCCGAACGGAATCGACATCGTGACTGACGCAGACAAAGCATCAGAACGTTTTATTCTGAGTCAGATACGTAAGTCATTCCCCTCTCACGACATAATGACTGAGGAAACCTCCCTGGACAGATCAGGGTCGCGTTTTCTCTGGATTGTGGATCCCTTGGACGGCACAGTGAACTTCGCCCATTCATACCCGCAATTTTGCGTTTCCATAGCTCTCATGGAGCAAGAGGCAATTAGGCTGGGTGTTGTGTTTGACCCTGTGAGACAGGAAATGTTCTGGGCCTCCGATGGCGAAGGCGCTTTTTTAAACGGCTCCGCTATTCGTGTGACACAAAGCGACAATCTTTATAGGTGCATTGTCGGTACTGGTTTTCCCTATGACAAAGCAAGGTCAATGACCAACAATCTTAGGGAATTTTGCGCCGTAACGCTAAAGACTCAGGGGATTCGACGGTCCGGTTCCGCTGCCCTGGATCTGGCTTGGGTAACATGCGGAAGACTGGATGGCTTCTGGGAACTCAAACTAAAACCCTGGGATTTTGCCGCGGGAATGTTACTGGTTCGGGAGGCGGGTGGAACAGTCACGAATAGAAGAGGCCGCAAAATGAAAATTTCGAGCCAAAGCATTGTGGCCACGAATTCGTTTATTCATGATGAGTTGCTCAATATTCTGTTGTCCGTAGAATAA
- a CDS encoding 4Fe-4S double cluster binding domain-containing protein, translating into MNSHQVKDFARQCGADVVGIADLALLEGIQTEPADLLHGYRRAVSIGVRLADGIIDPIEDRPTPLYQQHYAKVNILLDVIALKVSQYIQARGCKTLPIPASQVLDKENWTSYISHKAVAIAAGVGWQGKSLLVVNPDFGPRIRLVTILTDAAVKPDHPQKNRCGRCSFCTEACPVDAIKNVNTNSHYESREQALYFDRCLARVTENSGRPFLESPICGVCIRACPWGKTRKRKTRDYDESISRRIRLD; encoded by the coding sequence TTGAACAGTCATCAGGTAAAGGATTTTGCGCGTCAATGCGGGGCCGATGTTGTGGGTATTGCCGATTTAGCGTTGCTGGAGGGCATTCAGACTGAACCGGCGGACTTGCTCCACGGATACCGTAGAGCTGTTAGTATTGGAGTGAGATTGGCCGATGGAATTATTGACCCTATTGAAGACAGGCCTACGCCCCTTTATCAGCAGCACTATGCGAAGGTCAATATTCTGCTGGATGTTATTGCTCTAAAGGTGAGTCAGTATATCCAGGCCAGAGGTTGCAAAACACTTCCAATACCAGCTTCACAGGTCCTTGATAAGGAAAACTGGACTTCCTATATCTCGCACAAGGCCGTAGCCATAGCGGCAGGGGTAGGATGGCAGGGAAAGAGCCTCCTTGTCGTGAACCCTGATTTTGGACCCAGGATTAGACTTGTGACCATACTCACCGATGCGGCTGTAAAACCAGATCACCCACAAAAAAATCGCTGTGGTCGTTGTTCTTTTTGCACAGAAGCTTGTCCTGTGGACGCCATCAAGAATGTGAACACAAATTCCCATTATGAAAGTCGCGAACAGGCCCTGTATTTTGATCGTTGCCTCGCCAGGGTCACGGAAAATTCCGGTCGACCTTTTCTGGAAAGCCCCATTTGTGGTGTTTGCATCCGCGCTTGTCCCTGGGGTAAGACGCGCAAGCGAAAAACAAGAGACTACGATGAATCCATTTCAAGAAGGATCAGACTGGATTGA
- a CDS encoding NUDIX hydrolase — protein MFSNKNLYWDLLSTREDSQYHLFSVEINTCRSPRTGKPHEFQVLKSTDWVAVIALTEKREVVLVNQFRHGTRELSLELPGGLVKQGQSPAQSAAEELMEETGFTAPHFKLIGWNHPFPAILTNKFHVYLAENAVPTGKLNPDETEELETIMVPLDDLKDYVRKEKITCGIMIAAIGMFYLNSE, from the coding sequence ATGTTTTCAAACAAAAATCTTTATTGGGATCTGCTTAGCACAAGAGAAGATAGCCAATACCATCTGTTTTCAGTTGAAATAAACACTTGCAGGTCTCCTCGCACAGGAAAGCCGCATGAATTTCAGGTGCTGAAATCAACTGACTGGGTAGCGGTAATCGCATTGACGGAAAAAAGGGAAGTTGTTCTTGTCAATCAGTTTAGACACGGAACAAGGGAGCTATCCCTCGAACTACCGGGTGGGCTCGTAAAGCAGGGACAGTCTCCGGCCCAAAGCGCGGCTGAAGAACTCATGGAGGAAACCGGATTCACAGCTCCACATTTTAAACTGATTGGCTGGAATCACCCTTTTCCAGCAATCCTGACAAACAAATTTCACGTGTATTTGGCTGAAAACGCGGTTCCAACAGGCAAACTTAATCCAGATGAGACAGAAGAACTCGAAACCATAATGGTCCCCCTTGACGATCTGAAAGACTACGTCCGTAAGGAAAAAATAACCTGCGGGATCATGATAGCGGCCATAGGAATGTTCTATCTCAATTCCGAATAA
- a CDS encoding twin-arginine translocase TatA/TatE family subunit yields MFGISMYELGLIALIGLIFLGPRQLTETARVVGRMVRELQKMATDVQRSINLDLDGPPTTSSSSYNYNREPTATEPAAKKNDEPDKDLKLPVGEKAGPDFYAELLASSSEPETTTSKNDEKMEPGPDQEKPKQEVS; encoded by the coding sequence GTGTTCGGAATCTCCATGTATGAATTAGGACTCATTGCCCTTATCGGATTAATATTCCTAGGGCCCCGCCAATTGACCGAGACAGCGAGGGTTGTCGGCAGGATGGTTCGGGAATTACAAAAGATGGCGACCGACGTTCAACGTTCCATCAATTTGGATCTGGATGGCCCACCAACAACAAGTTCATCCTCATACAACTACAATCGTGAACCTACCGCCACGGAGCCTGCCGCCAAAAAAAATGATGAACCTGACAAGGATTTGAAATTGCCCGTGGGAGAAAAAGCAGGTCCGGATTTCTATGCGGAACTCTTGGCAAGTTCGTCTGAACCCGAGACGACTACGTCAAAAAATGACGAAAAAATGGAACCCGGTCCCGACCAAGAAAAGCCGAAACAGGAAGTCTCCTGA
- a CDS encoding DUF1573 domain-containing protein — translation MKILLKLSFSILLTLLLAGLSEAGGPKIKFEKLSHDYGKVSSGQSVSAEFEFRNEGDATLKIENLTASCGCTKAVEGKKEIPPRGTAKISAQFDTIGMKAGRKQKTIFVKTNDPVTPVVKLTLYADVVKEINVTPPSLNKKVSSLADPIVFPLNITDTATTGYKIFDAETVEGEGQVSLDPSNVTLQPKSTSHLKLMLKLKPEPNRSFYAGKVRLKTDHPSESEIEIPFLVKLNDPRSNP, via the coding sequence ATGAAAATTTTGCTTAAATTATCCTTTTCAATTTTGTTGACGTTACTTTTGGCGGGGCTTAGCGAAGCCGGCGGCCCAAAGATAAAGTTTGAAAAGCTTAGCCACGATTACGGCAAAGTTTCCAGCGGACAGAGTGTCTCCGCAGAATTTGAATTCCGGAACGAGGGAGACGCTACGCTAAAAATTGAAAATTTGACCGCGAGTTGCGGTTGTACGAAAGCAGTGGAAGGGAAAAAGGAAATCCCACCCAGAGGAACGGCAAAGATCTCGGCTCAATTCGACACAATCGGTATGAAAGCTGGGAGGAAACAAAAAACAATCTTTGTGAAAACCAACGATCCCGTGACACCGGTGGTTAAGTTGACCCTTTATGCAGACGTGGTCAAAGAAATAAATGTAACGCCTCCATCTTTAAACAAGAAGGTCTCGTCTCTGGCGGACCCGATTGTTTTTCCGTTGAATATTACGGACACAGCGACCACAGGGTACAAGATATTTGACGCTGAAACCGTTGAAGGCGAAGGTCAGGTTTCCCTGGATCCTTCCAATGTCACACTCCAACCGAAATCAACTTCCCATTTAAAATTGATGTTGAAATTAAAACCGGAGCCAAACCGTTCTTTTTACGCCGGCAAGGTACGTTTAAAAACAGATCATCCGAGTGAATCTGAGATAGAAATACCTTTCCTGGTCAAACTCAATGATCCCAGAAGTAATCCCTGA
- a CDS encoding tetratricopeptide repeat protein, whose amino-acid sequence MNKTPISYKTKAVLLLIGAMIFFTVGCSSSNDHSLTEARKLLDSGQLEKAAKVVDERLKLDPNNKLAFFLRGKVRDRSEDLDLALEDYNRALELDPGFVDALEARGRLKIRTRDYDGAEDDLTHVLQTGRQSAQLISSLGLAHFFKKDFEEARRLFDQSQAMDERHDGAYFGRAAIDVEEKDYPAAIQELDSLLKFHPKNAQALFRRGFAHLKASDPEKAVADFNVALELDPDLKEIYWYRAEANRVLGKPEKSLQDYEKAEAADPNDPILYLNQGTVLMATGQYPEALEKLTRSIVLDPENPLPYINRAVLQFDTGNLLAALSDLNKAIKLRDDDPQLLIRRAYIFKLMARGDRAIGDLNAALTTDPKNYQALLLRGSLYYNQEQLDRAVLDLEEAIIQNPEDPSAYQLLAEALFRKGEKKEALDEANLALRKDETYIPAFITIGDIHKSDLNYDQAIEAYSKVLNLDSGNFEARLKRAKLYVELRDFSEALDDLDSAVKVNPYSGDVYALRSQCYDALGDQEKARQDTWRARVFVNR is encoded by the coding sequence GTGAATAAAACCCCTATTTCATACAAGACCAAGGCCGTTCTTCTATTAATTGGAGCGATGATATTCTTTACTGTAGGTTGTTCGAGTTCAAATGACCACAGCCTGACTGAAGCTAGGAAATTGCTTGATAGCGGCCAATTGGAAAAAGCCGCTAAGGTTGTTGATGAACGTCTGAAACTTGACCCGAACAACAAGTTGGCTTTTTTCCTGAGAGGAAAGGTCAGAGACAGGTCGGAGGATTTAGATCTTGCCCTTGAAGATTACAATAGGGCTTTGGAACTGGATCCAGGGTTCGTCGACGCACTCGAAGCCCGGGGTAGGCTGAAGATAAGGACAAGAGACTATGATGGCGCTGAGGATGATTTGACCCATGTCTTGCAGACAGGGCGCCAGTCTGCGCAGTTGATCTCGTCGCTGGGGTTGGCTCACTTTTTCAAGAAAGATTTTGAAGAAGCGCGTAGGCTTTTCGATCAAAGTCAGGCCATGGATGAAAGGCACGATGGAGCTTATTTTGGAAGAGCGGCCATCGACGTTGAAGAGAAAGATTATCCGGCGGCCATCCAGGAATTGGATAGCCTGTTAAAATTCCACCCCAAGAATGCACAGGCCTTGTTTCGTCGTGGCTTCGCTCATCTTAAAGCGTCTGATCCTGAAAAAGCAGTGGCTGATTTTAATGTCGCCCTTGAATTAGATCCGGATTTGAAAGAAATCTACTGGTACCGAGCGGAGGCTAACAGAGTCCTTGGAAAACCCGAAAAGTCCTTGCAGGATTATGAAAAGGCGGAGGCGGCAGATCCCAACGACCCAATTCTATATTTGAATCAGGGAACAGTCCTGATGGCCACCGGCCAGTATCCTGAAGCGCTTGAGAAACTTACTCGGTCGATCGTTCTGGACCCTGAAAACCCGTTGCCCTACATAAATCGGGCAGTGCTTCAGTTTGACACCGGAAACCTTCTTGCGGCGCTGAGCGATCTGAATAAAGCTATCAAATTGAGGGATGATGATCCTCAACTGCTGATCAGGCGGGCTTACATCTTCAAGCTTATGGCCAGAGGCGATAGGGCAATAGGGGACCTGAACGCTGCGCTGACAACCGATCCAAAAAACTATCAGGCGCTTCTGCTCAGGGGTAGCCTTTATTACAATCAGGAGCAATTGGATCGCGCCGTGCTGGATCTTGAAGAAGCCATAATTCAAAACCCAGAGGACCCTTCGGCTTATCAACTCTTGGCCGAGGCCCTTTTTCGTAAAGGCGAGAAGAAAGAAGCTCTGGATGAGGCGAATCTGGCCCTGAGAAAAGACGAAACATACATACCTGCGTTCATAACCATCGGGGATATTCATAAGTCTGATCTGAACTATGATCAGGCGATAGAAGCATATTCTAAAGTATTAAACCTCGACTCCGGCAATTTTGAGGCCAGACTCAAGCGGGCCAAGCTGTATGTGGAATTAAGAGATTTTTCCGAAGCTCTGGATGACCTGGACTCCGCTGTAAAGGTCAACCCATATAGCGGGGATGTTTACGCTCTTAGGTCCCAGTGCTATGACGCTCTTGGTGATCAGGAAAAAGCCAGGCAGGACACCTGGCGGGCCAGAGTGTTTGTAAATCGTTAA